A window of Aurantibacillus circumpalustris genomic DNA:
GCGAAGTACTTGGTACGCAACACGCCTCGATGTATAACATAGCCGAATTTAAGCAAGAAATTGCACCTTGCCGTACCTTTGTTTTTTTAAGAGAATTAGAGGCTTTGTTAGCGCATAATTTGATTAAAGGTGGCGATTTAGATAACGCAATTGTACTAGTAGATAGCGAGCTTCCAAAAGATAAATTGGATCATTTACGTAAAGTATTTAATAAGCCAGACGTTGAAGTAAAAGGGCGTGGAGTGTTAAACAATACCAAACTTCGTTTTTTTAACGAACCTGCAAGACACAAACTATTAGATATTGTTGGCGACCTTGCCTTAGTTGGAAAACCAATGAAAATTCATGTGCTTGCAGCACGTCCCGGTCATGCTGGAAACGTTGACTTCGCGAAGAAGTTAAAGGCACTTGCTAAAAAACAAAAAATAGAAAAAGATTATCCAAAAGTAGATTTGAATGCTGCTCCGGTTCTTAACATTATGGACATTATGAAATTATTACCTCACCGTCAGCCGATGTTGTTGGTAGATAAAATCATGGAGTATTCAGACAATCATGTAATTGGTGTTAAAAATGTTACTTTAAATGAAGAGTTTTTTAAAGGACATTTCCCCGGTAACCCAGTAATGCCAGGTGTATTTCTGATTGAAGCCATGGCGCAATGCGGAGGCGTACTAGTTTTAAAAACTGTTACAGATCCTGAAAATTATTTGACTTACTT
This region includes:
- a CDS encoding bifunctional UDP-3-O-[3-hydroxymyristoyl] N-acetylglucosamine deacetylase/3-hydroxyacyl-ACP dehydratase, translating into MSDKQRTIKKAVSLSGVGLHTGKPVTITFNPAEENHWFKFQRVDIEGHPIIDADVDLVVDTSRGTTLEKNGVRVHTTEHVLAALMGLGIDNCMIQVTGPEMPIMDGSSLKFIEALESVGVVEQESERDYFELTENLTFEDTVKKVEMLAVPQDDFRLTVMVDYGSEVLGTQHASMYNIAEFKQEIAPCRTFVFLRELEALLAHNLIKGGDLDNAIVLVDSELPKDKLDHLRKVFNKPDVEVKGRGVLNNTKLRFFNEPARHKLLDIVGDLALVGKPMKIHVLAARPGHAGNVDFAKKLKALAKKQKIEKDYPKVDLNAAPVLNIMDIMKLLPHRQPMLLVDKIMEYSDNHVIGVKNVTLNEEFFKGHFPGNPVMPGVFLIEAMAQCGGVLVLKTVTDPENYLTYFIKIDGVKFRQQVIPGDTVVFSLNLVTPIRRGICHMRGIAYVQNKPVMEAEMMAQIVKVKNIEVKNTEPQLA